Proteins encoded within one genomic window of Theobroma cacao cultivar B97-61/B2 chromosome 7, Criollo_cocoa_genome_V2, whole genome shotgun sequence:
- the LOC18593864 gene encoding NAC transcription factor 56 gives MESTDSSTGSQQPNLPPGFRFHPTDEELVVHYLKKKASSAPLPVAIIAEVDLYKFDPWELPAKATFGEQEWYFFSPRDRKYPNGARPNRAATSGYWKATGTDKPVLTSGGTQKVGVKKALVFYGGKPPKGIKTNWIMHEYRLADNKASNKPPGCDLGNKKNSLRLDDWVLCRIYKKNNTHRPMDHDKDDSMDEMLGPIPPSISIGSQHNAKFQLATKGTSFGTLLENQEHSLFEGMMAGSDGINSGSISQLGCSSSKPDLSMVNPLKRTVPSLFWTDEDTAGPSTSKRFHGDSNDGSMEKTDGNGSIATLLSQLPQTPPLQQQTMLGSMGDGIFRPPYQLSGLNWYS, from the exons ATGGAGAGCACCGACTCATCGACAGGCTCGCAGCAGCCAAACCTCCCGCCAGGGTTCAGGTTCCACCCCACGGATGAGGAACTAGTGGTACACTACCTCAAGAAAAAGGCAAGCTCGGCTCCTCTGCCGGTTGCAATTATTGCAGAAGTTGACTTGTACAAGTTTGATCCATGGGAATTACCAG CTAAGGCCACGTTTGGCGAGCAAGAATGGTACTTCTTTAGTCCTAGAGACAGGAAGTACCCCAACGGAGCCAGGCCTAACCGGGCGGCTACTTCGGGTTACTGGAAGGCTACCGGAACCGATAAGCCGGTTTTGACCTCGGGAGGGACTCAGAAGGTTGGTGTGAAGAAGGCACTGGTTTTCTATGGAGGGAAGCCCCCTAAAGGGATCAAAACCAATTGGATCATGCATGAATATAGGCTTGCAGATAATAAGGCTAGCAACAAACCCCCTGGATGTGACTTGGGCAACAAGAAAAACTCACTAAGG CTTGATGATTGGGTGCTATGTCGAATCTACAAGAAAAACAACACGCATAGACCTATGGATCATGATAAAGATGACTCCATGGATGAAATGCTTGGGCCAATACCACCTTCAATATCAATCGGTAGCCAACATAATGCAAAATTTCAACTTGCAACAAAGGGAACAAGTTTTGGCACATTGCTAGAAAACCAGGAGCACAGCCTGTTTGAAGGTATGATGGCGGGGAGTGATGGGATTAACAGTGGTTCTATATCTCAGTTGGGGTGTTCAAGCTCAAAGCCTGACCTGTCTATGGTTAATCCTCTCAAAAGGACTGTCCCATCTCTTTTCTGGACCGATGAGGACACGGCCGGCCCTTCAACAAGCAAGAGATTTCATGGGGATAGCAATGATGGAAGCATGGAGAAAACAGATGGGAATGGTTCCATTGCAACTCTGCTTAGCCAACTGCCACAAACCCCTCCATTGCAGCAACAGACAATGCTGGGGTCAATGGGAGATGGGATTTTTCGGCCTCCATATCAACTTTCGGGGCTTAACTGGTACTCTTAA
- the LOC18593863 gene encoding uncharacterized protein LOC18593863, whose product MQLTTPEKQTTEGLDIPAKASTAGDATEENQGRQKSYMSSSSSSPRPRPRCTCSNHPGSVPCSRHGYMVPRQNMRRNSANKEILRRALTPPNRKMTLRWWNFRPTPSRLSNMSMA is encoded by the coding sequence ATGCAATTGACTACCCCTGAGAAACAAACTACAGAAGGTTTAGATATTCCGGCGAAGGCCTCTACGGCGGGAGACGCGACGGAGGAGAATCAGGGTCGTCAAAAGAGTTACATGTCATCGTCGTCATCATCTCCTAGACCCCGGCCGAGGTGTACATGTTCAAACCATCCAGGTTCAGTACCTTGTAGCAGGCATGGTTACATGGTGCCTAGGCAGAACATGAGGAGAAACAGTGCTAACAAGGAGATATTGAGGAGGGCATTAACACCACCAAATCGTAAGATGACACTTAGGTGGTGGAACTTCAGGCCAACGCCAAGCCGGCTTTCTAACATGTCTATGGCATAA